In Dromaius novaehollandiae isolate bDroNov1 chromosome 3, bDroNov1.hap1, whole genome shotgun sequence, the following are encoded in one genomic region:
- the ASF1A gene encoding histone chaperone ASF1A, producing MAKVQVNNVVVLDNPSPFYNPFQFEITFECIEDLSEDLEWKIIYVGSAESEEYDQVLDSVLVGPVPAGRHMFVFQADAPNPGLIPDADAVGVTVVLITCTYRGQEFIRVGYYVNNEYTETELRENPPVKPDFSKLQRNILASNPRVTRFHINWEDNTEKLEDAESSNPNLQSLLSTDALPSASKGWSTSENSLNVMLESHMDCM from the exons atggcaAAGGTTCAGGTGAACAATGTAGTGGTGTTGGATAATCCTTCTCCTTTCTACAATCCTTTCCAATTCGAAATCACATTTGAGTGCATAGAGGACCTGTCTGAAG ATTTGGAATGGAAAATAATTTACGTGGGTTCAGCTGAAAGTGAGGAGTATGATCAGGTGTTAGACTCTGTTTTAGTAGGACCTGTTCCTGCGGGCAGACACATGTTTGTATTTCAG GCTGATGCACCTAACCCAGGGCTTATTCCAGATGCAGATGCAGTAGGTGTAACAGTTGTGTTAATTACATGCACCTATCGAGGTCAAGAATTTATTAGAGTCGGCTACTATGTAAACAATGaatatactgaaacagaactgaGAGAGAATCCACCAGTAAAACCAGATTTTTCTAAG CTTCAAAGGAATATTTTGGCATCTAATCCCAGAGTCACAAGATTCCACATTAACTGGGAGGACAACACTGAAAAACTGGAAGATGCAGAGAGCAGTAACCCAAACCTACAGTCACTGCTTTCTACAGATGCATTACCTTCAGCATCAAAGGGGTGGTCAACATCAGAAAATTCATTAAATGTTATGTTAGAATCTCATATGGACTGCATGTGA